The following coding sequences lie in one Mycobacterium gordonae genomic window:
- the recR gene encoding recombination mediator RecR: protein MFEGPVQDLIDELGKLPGIGPKSAQRIAFHLLSVEPPDIDRLTAVLAKVRDGVRFCAVCGNVSDDERCRICADPRRDGSLVCVVEEPKDIQAVERTREFRGRYHVLGGALDPLSGIGPEQLRIRELLTRIGERVDDVDIAEVIIATDPNTEGEATATYLVRMLRDIPGLTVTRIASGLPMGGDLEFADELTLGRALTGRRAMV, encoded by the coding sequence ATGTTTGAGGGACCGGTTCAGGATCTCATCGACGAGCTCGGCAAGTTGCCGGGCATCGGGCCCAAAAGCGCGCAACGCATCGCTTTCCACTTGTTGTCGGTGGAACCACCGGACATCGATCGGCTCACGGCGGTGCTCGCCAAGGTCCGCGACGGAGTCCGGTTCTGCGCTGTGTGCGGCAACGTGTCCGACGACGAGCGATGCCGGATCTGCGCCGATCCGCGCAGGGACGGTTCGCTGGTGTGCGTGGTCGAGGAGCCGAAGGACATCCAGGCCGTCGAGCGCACCCGCGAATTCCGCGGCCGGTATCACGTCCTCGGGGGTGCGCTCGATCCCCTGTCGGGAATCGGGCCCGAACAATTGCGTATCCGCGAACTGCTGACCCGGATCGGTGAGCGCGTCGACGACGTCGACATCGCCGAGGTGATCATCGCCACCGACCCCAACACCGAGGGCGAGGCGACTGCGACCTATCTGGTCCGGATGCTGCGCGACATTCCTGGTCTGACCGTGACGCGCATTGCGTCCGGGTTGCCGATGGGCGGTGATCTGGAGTTCGCCGATGAGCTGACCCTGGGTCGCGCGCTCACCGGCCGCCGCGCCATGGTCTGA
- a CDS encoding YbaB/EbfC family nucleoid-associated protein, with protein MQPGGDMSQLLAQAQQMQQKLLEAQQQLANSEVHGQAGGGLVKVVVKGSGEVVGVTIDPKVVNTDDIETLQDLIVGAMGDASRQVTAMAQERLGALAGGMRPPAPPGPPPGVPGV; from the coding sequence ATGCAACCCGGAGGCGATATGTCGCAGCTGCTGGCGCAGGCGCAGCAGATGCAGCAGAAGTTATTGGAAGCTCAGCAGCAATTGGCCAACTCTGAGGTGCATGGTCAGGCCGGCGGAGGATTGGTCAAGGTCGTAGTCAAAGGCAGTGGTGAGGTCGTCGGCGTCACGATCGACCCCAAGGTCGTCAACACCGATGACATCGAGACCCTGCAGGACCTGATTGTCGGCGCGATGGGCGACGCATCCAGGCAGGTCACCGCGATGGCGCAGGAGCGCCTCGGTGCGCTGGCCGGTGGCATGCGCCCGCCGGCTCCTCCGGGACCGCCGCCCGGTGTGCCGGGGGTCTGA